A single genomic interval of Mangifera indica cultivar Alphonso chromosome 5, CATAS_Mindica_2.1, whole genome shotgun sequence harbors:
- the LOC123215623 gene encoding uncharacterized protein LOC123215623 produces the protein MSANVDSRSSTSSHSDSSESELRAKSCVSSHCNFSSHLSFMSKPVYPLSFPAQTSVRENTNSAATLLLDYDASTPQREAHSWSSASSSTDFADMSGPFEAEIYSRSYIQSDGFKCGLCERFLSQRSLCSSRRIVRSGDMPVVGVLSCHHVFHGECLEQVTAKTHRSDPPCPLCIGFQEENSPEQKVFSRHRNSFSRLRPSCENGQSRPWGCGQVGDCVEGALHVPTHNTMLLVNRNRIKKNLSLKGNSSKEFIGKLRKTGSYSSQLFGGNLFDQATVGCSTTTVGPRMKR, from the coding sequence ATGTCAGCAAATGTAGATAGCAGAAGCTCCACATCGTCTCACTCAGACAGTAGTGAGTCTGAGCTGAGAGCCAAGTCTTGTGTATCCTCCCACTGCAACTTTTCAAGTCATCTTTCATTTATGTCCAAACCTGTTTACCCCCTGTCCTTTCCAGCCCAAACTTCTGTTAGAGAAAATACAAACTCTGCAGCTACCCTGTTGCTGGACTATGATGCTTCCACTCCACAAAGGGAGGCCCATAGTTGGAGTAGTGCCAGTAGCAGCACAGATTTTGCTGACATGTCAGGGCCATTTGAGGCTGAAATTTATAGTCGATCATATATTCAATCAGATGGTTTTAAATGTGGATTGTGTGAACGATTTCTCTCACAGAGATCACTTTGTAGTTCTCGTAGGATTGTGAGAAGTGGAGACATGCCAGTTGTTGGGGTTCTTTCATGTCATCATGTTTTCCATGGAGAATGCTTGGAGCAAGTAACCGCAAAGACACATAGAAGTGACCCTCCTTGTCCACTCTGTATAGGATTCCAAGAGGAAAATTCCCCTGAGCAGAAAGTTTTTTCAAGGCATAGGAATAGTTTTTCAAGGCTTAGACCATCTTGTGAAAATGGCCAGTCTAGGCCTTGGGGCTGTGGACAAGTAGGAGATTGTGTTGAAGGGGCTTTGCATGTACCTACACATAATACTATGTTGTTGGTTAACCGAAATCGCATTAAGAAGAACCTTTCTTTGAAGGGCAATTCAAGCAAGGAATTTATAGGTAAGTTGAGGAAAACTGGCTCATACTCTTCACAGCTGTTCGGTGGAAATTTATTTGACCAGGCAACAGTAGGTTGTTCTACGACAACAGTAGGCCCACGTATGAAAAGATGA
- the LOC123215624 gene encoding RNA-binding KH domain-containing protein RCF3 isoform X1 — translation MAGQSNHNNYGKRIHFQSDSAANGGSKRRNPGDETEQHGIGSEDTVYRYLCPLKKIGSIIGRGGEIIKQLRSDTKSSIRISETIPGCDERIITIYSSGEETNLFEDSGQYVAPAHDALFKVHDRIVAEDAPAEDDFDDIHQITIRMLVPADQIGCVIGKGGQVIQNIRSETRAQIRVLKDEHLPPCALNFDELLQVGDVQIVGEPSVVRKALLQVASRLHENPSRSQHLLLSSSANIYQSAGLFLSAPLIGSYGNHSTRRDEASAREFSLRLVCPTGNIGGVIGKGGGIIKQIRQESGASIKVDSSGAEGDDCIIFISAKEFFEDPSPTIIAALRLQPRCSEKAERESGDSVITTRILVPSSQIGCLIGRGGAIISEMRSATRATIRILSDENLPKVAYEDEEMVQITGSLDVACNALSQVTLRLRANIFEREGGLAGYPPVLPYVPMSVDMSDGTKYGNRDSQSRGHGYSYASGDAPSRDNYGSYGGSLSGSENVYGAYGGHSSSRGLSGQNSTSQRKNHGH, via the exons ATGGCTGGGCAAAGTAATCACAATAATTATGGTAAGAGGATTCATTTTCAATCGGATTCTGCGGCTAATGGAGGGAGTAAGCGAAGGAACCCTGGTGATGAGACTGAGCAGCATGGCATTGGTTCGGAAGATACTGTTTACCGTTACTTATGCCCTTTGAAAAAGATTGGGAGTATTATTGGTAGAGGTGGTGaaatcatcaaacaattgaGGTCTGATACTAAGTCTAGTATTAGGATTAGTGAGACAATCCCTGGCTGTGATGAGCGTATTATTACTATTTATAGTTCTGGTGAGGAAACCAATTTGTTTGAAGATTCTGGACAGTATGTTGCGCCAGCACATGATGCTCTCTTCAAGGTCCATGACAGGATTGTTGCGGAGGATGCTCCTGCTGAGGATGATTTTGATGATATCCACCAAATTACTATTCGGATGCTTGTGCCAGCTGATCAGATTGGATGTGTTATTGGGAAAGGTGGACAAGTTATTCAAAACATACGAAGTGAAACTCGTGCTCAGATTCGTGTTTTGAAAGATGAACATTTGCCCCCATGTGCCTTGAATTTTGATGAGCTTCTACAG GTTGGGGATGTTCAGATAGTTGGTGAACCTTCTGTTGTGAGGAAGGCTCTTCTTCAAGTGGCGTCTCGCCTTCATGAAAATCCATCACGTTCCCAGCACCTGCTTCTGTCCTCGTCGGCTAACATTTATCAATCTGCTGGTTTGTTCTTGAGTGCCCCACTCATCGGTTCTTATGGGAATCACTCAACTCGAAGAGATGAAGCTTCTGCAAGGGAATTTTCTCTTCGTTTGGTGTGTCCTACTGGAAATATTGGAGGTGTGATAGGAAAAGGTGGAGGCATTATCAAACAAATTAGACAAGAGTCTGGAGCATCCATTAAAGTTGATAGTTCAGGAGCTGAAGGAGAtgattgtattatatttatatcagCAAAGGAG TTCTTTGAAGACCCATCTCCCACCATTATTGCTGCGCTGCGCTTGCAACCACGATGTAGTGAGAAAGCAGAAAGGGAATCAGGCGATTCTGTAATCACCACCCGTATACTAGTTCCGAGCTCACAGATTGGATGCCTTATTGGTAGAGGTGGAGCTATTATATCTGAGATGAGGAGTGCTACTAGGGCAACCATTCGAATTCTTTCAGATGAAAACCTTCCCAAAGTTGCATATGAAGATGAGGAGATGGTGCAG ATCACTGGGAGTCTTGATGTTGCTTGTAATGCACTTTCACAAGTAACTTTGCGCTTGAGAGCTAATATATTTGAAAGGGAGGGAGGATTAGCTGGATATCCTCCAGTACTTCCTTATGTCCCCATGTCAGTGGACATGTCAGATGGTACAAAATATGGAAATCGTGATAGTCAGTCACGTGGACATGGTTATTCATATGCATCTGGTGATGCTCCCTCTCGTGACAATTATGGAAGTTATGGTGGTTCACTG AGTGGCAGCGAAAATGTTTATGGCGCGTATGGTGGTCACTCTTCAAGTCGTGG GTTATCTGGTCAGAATTCAACCTCTCAAAGAAAAAATCATGGGCATTAA
- the LOC123215624 gene encoding KH domain-containing protein At4g18375 isoform X2 has product MAGQSNHNNYGKRIHFQSDSAANGGSKRRNPGDETEQHGIGSEDTVYRYLCPLKKIGSIIGRGGEIIKQLRSDTKSSIRISETIPGCDERIITIYSSGEETNLFEDSGQYVAPAHDALFKVHDRIVAEDAPAEDDFDDIHQITIRMLVPADQIGCVIGKGGQVIQNIRSETRAQIRVLKDEHLPPCALNFDELLQIVGEPSVVRKALLQVASRLHENPSRSQHLLLSSSANIYQSAGLFLSAPLIGSYGNHSTRRDEASAREFSLRLVCPTGNIGGVIGKGGGIIKQIRQESGASIKVDSSGAEGDDCIIFISAKEFFEDPSPTIIAALRLQPRCSEKAERESGDSVITTRILVPSSQIGCLIGRGGAIISEMRSATRATIRILSDENLPKVAYEDEEMVQITGSLDVACNALSQVTLRLRANIFEREGGLAGYPPVLPYVPMSVDMSDGTKYGNRDSQSRGHGYSYASGDAPSRDNYGSYGGSLSGSENVYGAYGGHSSSRGLSGQNSTSQRKNHGH; this is encoded by the exons ATGGCTGGGCAAAGTAATCACAATAATTATGGTAAGAGGATTCATTTTCAATCGGATTCTGCGGCTAATGGAGGGAGTAAGCGAAGGAACCCTGGTGATGAGACTGAGCAGCATGGCATTGGTTCGGAAGATACTGTTTACCGTTACTTATGCCCTTTGAAAAAGATTGGGAGTATTATTGGTAGAGGTGGTGaaatcatcaaacaattgaGGTCTGATACTAAGTCTAGTATTAGGATTAGTGAGACAATCCCTGGCTGTGATGAGCGTATTATTACTATTTATAGTTCTGGTGAGGAAACCAATTTGTTTGAAGATTCTGGACAGTATGTTGCGCCAGCACATGATGCTCTCTTCAAGGTCCATGACAGGATTGTTGCGGAGGATGCTCCTGCTGAGGATGATTTTGATGATATCCACCAAATTACTATTCGGATGCTTGTGCCAGCTGATCAGATTGGATGTGTTATTGGGAAAGGTGGACAAGTTATTCAAAACATACGAAGTGAAACTCGTGCTCAGATTCGTGTTTTGAAAGATGAACATTTGCCCCCATGTGCCTTGAATTTTGATGAGCTTCTACAG ATAGTTGGTGAACCTTCTGTTGTGAGGAAGGCTCTTCTTCAAGTGGCGTCTCGCCTTCATGAAAATCCATCACGTTCCCAGCACCTGCTTCTGTCCTCGTCGGCTAACATTTATCAATCTGCTGGTTTGTTCTTGAGTGCCCCACTCATCGGTTCTTATGGGAATCACTCAACTCGAAGAGATGAAGCTTCTGCAAGGGAATTTTCTCTTCGTTTGGTGTGTCCTACTGGAAATATTGGAGGTGTGATAGGAAAAGGTGGAGGCATTATCAAACAAATTAGACAAGAGTCTGGAGCATCCATTAAAGTTGATAGTTCAGGAGCTGAAGGAGAtgattgtattatatttatatcagCAAAGGAG TTCTTTGAAGACCCATCTCCCACCATTATTGCTGCGCTGCGCTTGCAACCACGATGTAGTGAGAAAGCAGAAAGGGAATCAGGCGATTCTGTAATCACCACCCGTATACTAGTTCCGAGCTCACAGATTGGATGCCTTATTGGTAGAGGTGGAGCTATTATATCTGAGATGAGGAGTGCTACTAGGGCAACCATTCGAATTCTTTCAGATGAAAACCTTCCCAAAGTTGCATATGAAGATGAGGAGATGGTGCAG ATCACTGGGAGTCTTGATGTTGCTTGTAATGCACTTTCACAAGTAACTTTGCGCTTGAGAGCTAATATATTTGAAAGGGAGGGAGGATTAGCTGGATATCCTCCAGTACTTCCTTATGTCCCCATGTCAGTGGACATGTCAGATGGTACAAAATATGGAAATCGTGATAGTCAGTCACGTGGACATGGTTATTCATATGCATCTGGTGATGCTCCCTCTCGTGACAATTATGGAAGTTATGGTGGTTCACTG AGTGGCAGCGAAAATGTTTATGGCGCGTATGGTGGTCACTCTTCAAGTCGTGG GTTATCTGGTCAGAATTCAACCTCTCAAAGAAAAAATCATGGGCATTAA
- the LOC123215625 gene encoding uncharacterized protein LOC123215625 isoform X2, with protein MSDTNVEGLKEEEVAADSDSLQKQMNEDKCVQQEDDENHTMPSPHQEEEIIKIRYGGILPKKPPLISKDHERAFFDSADWALGKQGAQKPKGPLEALRPKLQPTPQQQVRSRRSAYAPAGEEEGERGGADNSISSEEDQSCATECCQKNNTASDENTSH; from the exons ATGTCGGACACAAACGTTGAGGGTTTGAAGGAGGAAGAGGTGGCAGCTGATTCTGATTCTCTTCAAAAACAAATGAATGAGGACAAGTGTGTGCAACAAGAAGACGATGAAAACCACACCATGCCTTCGCCCCATCAGGAG GaggaaattatcaaaataaggtATGGAGGAATACTACCAAAGAAACCTCCATTAATTTCCAAG GATCATGAGCGTGCTTTCTTTGACTCTGCTGATTGGGCATTAGGAAAG CAAGGAGCACAGAAGCCTAAAGGACCTCTTGAAGCTCTACGCCCTAAACTGCAG CCCACGCCCCAGCAGCAGGTGCGCTCAAGGCGCTCAGCTTACGCTCCTGCAGGCGAAGAGGAAG GAGAGAGAGGTGGTGCGGACAACAGTATTTCTTCAGAAGAGGATCAAAGCTGTGCAACAGAGTGCTGCCAAAAAAATAACACTGCTTCTGATGAAAACACTTCCCACTAA
- the LOC123215625 gene encoding uncharacterized protein LOC123215625 isoform X1: MSDTNVEGLKEEEVAADSDSLQKQMNEDKCVQQEDDENHTMPSPHQEEEIIKIRYGGILPKKPPLISKDHERAFFDSADWALGKQGAQKPKGPLEALRPKLQPTPQQQVRSRRSAYAPAGEEEGTMVDFTCSFSYACQITFCYSCLHFTGERGGADNSISSEEDQSCATECCQKNNTASDENTSH, translated from the exons ATGTCGGACACAAACGTTGAGGGTTTGAAGGAGGAAGAGGTGGCAGCTGATTCTGATTCTCTTCAAAAACAAATGAATGAGGACAAGTGTGTGCAACAAGAAGACGATGAAAACCACACCATGCCTTCGCCCCATCAGGAG GaggaaattatcaaaataaggtATGGAGGAATACTACCAAAGAAACCTCCATTAATTTCCAAG GATCATGAGCGTGCTTTCTTTGACTCTGCTGATTGGGCATTAGGAAAG CAAGGAGCACAGAAGCCTAAAGGACCTCTTGAAGCTCTACGCCCTAAACTGCAG CCCACGCCCCAGCAGCAGGTGCGCTCAAGGCGCTCAGCTTACGCTCCTGCAGGCGAAGAGGAAGGTACGATGGTGGATTTTACTTGCAGCTTTTCCTATGCTTGTCAAATAACATTTTGTTATTCTTGCTTACATTTTACAGGAGAGAGAGGTGGTGCGGACAACAGTATTTCTTCAGAAGAGGATCAAAGCTGTGCAACAGAGTGCTGCCAAAAAAATAACACTGCTTCTGATGAAAACACTTCCCACTAA